In Oleiharenicola lentus, the following are encoded in one genomic region:
- a CDS encoding DMT family transporter, with product MTFSWHLLIPLACAFTYVLAALAFKRAAELGVGVWRTTFVANWTACLAFLPIWLAAGRPVVDLTLYWQPALAAGFFLLGQSCMFLALKHGDVTVTTPVMGTKVIMVALFTVLLNAGAMPLRWWIGAGLSAAAVLLLHLGPGLRGTRHIGRTVFLAWLSASFYGLGDVCIQKWAPGWGATAFAPAMFGWVGIYSLALIPVFSAPLRAMTVSAWKWVGVGSGLMAVNNAGIVLAIGIWGGATAVNIVYSARGLVSVAVVWAIGHWFHSQEQHQEPGVLRNRLIGAGLMLVAIVLVLV from the coding sequence ATGACCTTCTCCTGGCATCTGCTGATCCCGCTGGCCTGCGCCTTCACCTATGTGTTGGCGGCGCTCGCCTTCAAGCGGGCGGCCGAGCTTGGCGTCGGCGTGTGGCGCACGACCTTTGTGGCGAACTGGACGGCATGCCTCGCCTTCTTGCCCATCTGGCTTGCCGCCGGCCGCCCGGTGGTGGACCTGACGCTCTACTGGCAGCCGGCGCTCGCCGCGGGTTTCTTTTTGCTCGGACAATCCTGCATGTTCCTCGCGCTCAAGCACGGCGACGTGACGGTCACAACCCCGGTGATGGGCACCAAGGTCATCATGGTCGCGTTGTTCACCGTGCTGCTCAACGCCGGCGCGATGCCGCTGCGCTGGTGGATCGGCGCCGGGCTCAGTGCCGCGGCGGTGCTGCTGCTCCATCTGGGCCCGGGCCTGCGTGGAACGCGGCACATCGGTCGGACGGTGTTCCTCGCGTGGCTGAGCGCTTCGTTTTACGGTCTCGGCGACGTCTGCATCCAGAAATGGGCGCCCGGCTGGGGGGCGACGGCATTTGCCCCGGCGATGTTCGGCTGGGTGGGCATTTACTCACTGGCGCTGATCCCGGTGTTCAGCGCGCCGTTGCGCGCCATGACCGTCTCGGCGTGGAAGTGGGTGGGCGTCGGCTCCGGCCTGATGGCGGTGAACAACGCCGGCATCGTGCTGGCCATCGGCATCTGGGGCGGTGCTACGGCGGTGAACATCGTCTATAGCGCGCGGGGCCTGGTGAGCGTCGCCGTCGTCTGGGCGATCGGTCACTGGTTCCACAGCCAGGAGCAGCATCAGGAACCTGGCGTGCTGCGCAACCGCCTGATCGGCGCCGGTCTGATGCTCGTGGCGATCGTGCTCGTCCTGGTGTAA
- the aroE gene encoding shikimate dehydrogenase, with protein MHATGSAASIENLKSKIENDGVLTLADLDGWSHPGPALAVLGHPIKHSVSPAMHNAALAAMAAHDARFAPWKYFRFDMPPAQLPAALAQLHAAGFLGLNLTVPHKVLAVGLVAEIDPAARAIGAVNTLRRTATGWKGFNTDGYGLATALKTDLALDLAGAHVVLLGAGGAARGAAVECLQRRCASLRIGNRTRANLDTLLAALRPLAGDTVLEGFDPTEPPAAMPAGVVVVNATSAGLQPGEPAPMDLRRLPPGAKVYDMVYNPPQTSLLRDAATLGLPHANGLSMLVHQGARALEIWTGAAVPAAVMDLAARTALGLRA; from the coding sequence TTGCACGCCACCGGTTCCGCTGCCTCAATCGAAAATCTGAAATCAAAAATCGAAAATGACGGAGTCCTGACCCTCGCCGACCTGGACGGCTGGTCGCACCCCGGTCCCGCCCTGGCCGTGCTCGGTCACCCGATCAAACACTCGGTGAGCCCGGCGATGCACAATGCCGCGCTCGCCGCGATGGCGGCACACGACGCCCGCTTTGCCCCGTGGAAGTATTTCCGCTTCGACATGCCACCCGCGCAGCTGCCGGCGGCTCTCGCCCAGCTGCACGCCGCCGGCTTCCTCGGCCTCAACCTCACCGTGCCGCACAAGGTGCTGGCCGTTGGGCTTGTCGCGGAAATCGATCCCGCCGCCCGGGCCATCGGCGCGGTCAACACGCTCCGCCGCACGGCAACCGGCTGGAAGGGGTTCAACACTGACGGCTACGGCCTGGCCACCGCCCTGAAGACCGACCTCGCCCTCGATCTCGCCGGGGCGCACGTGGTGCTGCTCGGCGCCGGCGGAGCCGCCCGCGGTGCGGCCGTGGAATGTCTTCAGCGCCGGTGCGCCTCACTCCGCATCGGCAACCGCACGCGCGCCAATCTCGATACGCTGCTTGCGGCGCTGCGCCCGCTGGCGGGCGACACGGTGCTGGAAGGATTTGATCCCACGGAGCCGCCGGCCGCCATGCCCGCCGGAGTCGTCGTGGTGAACGCGACCTCCGCCGGGCTGCAGCCGGGCGAGCCCGCGCCAATGGATTTGCGCCGCCTCCCGCCGGGCGCCAAGGTTTACGACATGGTCTACAACCCGCCGCAAACCTCGCTGTTGCGTGACGCCGCCACCCTCGGCCTGCCGCACGCCAACGGCCTCTCGATGCTCGTCCACCAGGGCGCCCGCGCGCTCGAGATCTGGACCGGCGCCGCCGTGCCCGCCGCCGTGATGGACCTGGCCGCCCGGACCGCCCTCGGGCTGCGCGCCTGA
- a CDS encoding TlpA family protein disulfide reductase, with translation MKNLLRSLFVAASFALLGAVASASVVGQAAPALTFKDLAGKDVSLAALKGKVVVVDFWATWCGPCRMEIPGYIEMQKKYGKDGVVIVGVSLDQKGPKHVQKFVEQNALNYTVVMGDNTAVEAFGGFNSIPTTFLIGRDGKILHEKSGAMDHEQYEAILKKAL, from the coding sequence ATGAAAAACCTGCTTCGTTCCCTTTTTGTCGCCGCCAGTTTCGCGCTGCTGGGCGCGGTCGCCTCCGCTTCCGTCGTCGGCCAGGCCGCCCCGGCTCTCACGTTCAAGGATCTCGCCGGCAAGGACGTCAGCCTCGCCGCCCTCAAGGGCAAGGTCGTCGTCGTGGACTTCTGGGCCACCTGGTGCGGTCCCTGCCGGATGGAGATCCCGGGCTACATCGAGATGCAGAAGAAATACGGCAAGGATGGTGTGGTCATCGTCGGCGTATCGCTCGACCAGAAGGGACCGAAGCATGTCCAGAAATTCGTCGAGCAAAACGCCCTGAACTACACGGTTGTCATGGGCGACAACACCGCGGTCGAGGCCTTCGGCGGGTTCAACTCCATTCCCACCACCTTCCTCATCGGGCGCGACGGCAAGATCCTGCACGAGAAAAGCGGGGCAATGGACCACGAGCAATACGAGGCGATCCTGAAGAAAGCGCTCTGA
- a CDS encoding transglutaminase-like domain-containing protein: MRRPAAGLVYEAVETSGFTPEQRATFARLLDDTSPAVRQSLLAHFMKHGHHSVEFLRQLASQSDRTLAAHAGWFLRELDYSDPVTEFRGFIRSLNYELETGALLLSRTINPDIDIGACCARLDSMAARCRELIAEPASVREKCRVISRVLFHEYGLRGNTDHYADPLNSYLDQVLIRRKGIPISLSIVYLLVAERLGLSLEPVGLPGHFVVGCYAEQLPFYIDPFNSGSFINAGEAVDLLRRQSTHPTIADLAPTPVREVLCRCCRNLVNHYSVANDPDRARLFAEFVAEFEATYERHTT, from the coding sequence TTGCGCCGCCCTGCCGCCGGGCTTGTCTATGAGGCCGTGGAAACAAGCGGATTCACGCCCGAGCAAAGAGCCACCTTCGCCCGCCTGCTGGACGACACGTCGCCCGCGGTGCGGCAGTCGCTGCTCGCGCACTTCATGAAACACGGCCACCACAGCGTGGAGTTTCTCCGCCAGCTCGCGAGCCAGTCCGACCGCACGCTCGCCGCGCATGCCGGCTGGTTTCTGCGGGAGCTCGACTACTCCGACCCCGTGACGGAGTTCCGCGGCTTCATCCGCTCGCTCAACTACGAGCTCGAGACCGGCGCGCTGCTGCTCAGCCGCACCATCAACCCCGACATCGACATCGGCGCCTGTTGTGCCCGGCTCGACTCGATGGCCGCCCGTTGCCGCGAACTGATCGCCGAACCGGCCAGCGTGCGCGAGAAATGCCGCGTGATCAGCCGTGTGCTCTTCCACGAATACGGCCTGCGCGGCAACACCGACCACTACGCCGATCCGCTCAACAGCTACCTCGACCAGGTGTTGATCCGCCGCAAGGGCATCCCCATCTCGCTCTCGATCGTGTATCTGCTCGTGGCGGAGCGCCTCGGCCTCTCGCTCGAGCCGGTCGGCCTGCCCGGGCACTTCGTGGTGGGCTGCTACGCCGAGCAGCTGCCCTTCTACATCGACCCCTTCAACTCCGGCAGCTTCATCAACGCCGGCGAGGCCGTGGACCTGCTGCGCCGGCAGAGCACCCATCCCACCATCGCCGACCTCGCCCCCACGCCCGTGCGCGAGGTCCTCTGCCGTTGCTGCCGCAACCTGGTGAACCACTACTCCGTCGCCAACGATCCCGACCGCGCGCGGCTCTTCGCCGAGTTCGTCGCCGAGTTCGAGGCCACCTACGAGCGGCACACGACGTGA
- a CDS encoding LysR family transcriptional regulator — MQIENFKIFADLVETKSFSKAAKLNGITQSAVSQQARAMERNFKTLMIDRSQKQFNLTREGQRIYEAAKEILHVYEKLESELQEMKKVISGTIRISTIYSIGLHELPPYVKRFLQAFPSVNVRIEYRRSNLVYEDILHNAVDFGLVAFPQKQRQIEMLPFRNDRLVLITHPNHPLAKQTDVDLKTLAGHKFIGFDPDIPTRKAVDSIFRDNKLEITPVMEFDNIETVKRAVEIDHGIAIVPQATVQQELRQGTLAIIPFKGKEFTRPLAILHRKGRVLTPAMKKFVEMLATEGAAAEAASKV; from the coding sequence ATGCAAATCGAGAACTTCAAAATCTTCGCGGATCTGGTCGAAACCAAGAGCTTTTCCAAGGCTGCGAAACTCAACGGTATCACCCAGTCGGCGGTCAGCCAGCAGGCGCGCGCGATGGAGCGCAACTTCAAGACGCTGATGATCGACCGGAGCCAGAAGCAGTTCAACCTGACCCGCGAAGGCCAGCGCATCTACGAGGCGGCGAAGGAAATCCTGCATGTGTATGAGAAGCTCGAGAGCGAGCTCCAGGAGATGAAGAAGGTCATCAGCGGCACGATCCGCATCTCGACCATCTACTCGATCGGCCTGCACGAGCTGCCGCCCTACGTGAAGCGCTTCCTCCAGGCCTTCCCGTCGGTCAACGTCCGCATCGAATACCGCCGCTCGAACCTCGTCTATGAGGATATCCTCCACAACGCCGTGGACTTCGGCCTCGTGGCCTTCCCGCAGAAGCAGCGCCAGATCGAGATGCTGCCTTTCCGCAACGACCGGCTCGTGCTCATCACGCACCCGAACCACCCGCTGGCCAAGCAGACTGACGTGGACCTGAAGACGCTCGCCGGCCACAAGTTCATCGGCTTCGACCCCGACATCCCGACCCGCAAGGCCGTGGACTCGATCTTCCGCGACAACAAGCTCGAGATCACGCCGGTCATGGAGTTCGACAACATCGAGACCGTGAAGCGCGCCGTGGAGATCGACCACGGCATCGCCATTGTGCCGCAGGCCACCGTCCAGCAAGAGCTGCGGCAGGGCACGCTCGCGATCATTCCCTTCAAGGGCAAGGAGTTCACCCGTCCGCTCGCCATCCTCCACCGCAAGGGCCGGGTGCTCACGCCGGCCATGAAGAAGTTCGTCGAGATGCTCGCCACCGAGGGCGCCGCCGCCGAGGCCGCATCCAAGGTCTGA
- a CDS encoding YgfZ/GcvT domain-containing protein, with protein MIYYLPTNDLKNASAVLRVQGPDANSYLQGQFTQDLKLAEKGAIYGLWLDQKGKVLADSHVIRLAANDYLVICFSASAAVLLARLEAYLIADEVELRDETAEWANWLVWGGATPVLTLPAGAQIFVSRRAGSPAQEIIVPVAHASEVAAQLSAAAGAADRNTAELARLRAALPAVPTDIGPRDLPAEGALDEVAISFTKGCYLGQEVIARLKNLGQVRRALHLIEGDGAPPAPGTALFQGERKAGEVRSGATEGGQFLAMAMLSLVHLDPAAPLGLAPHGRGIKILRRV; from the coding sequence GTGATTTACTATCTGCCAACCAATGATTTAAAAAACGCATCAGCTGTCCTCCGCGTTCAAGGCCCTGACGCTAATAGCTATTTGCAGGGGCAGTTCACACAGGATCTGAAACTCGCCGAAAAGGGGGCAATCTACGGATTGTGGCTCGATCAGAAGGGCAAAGTCCTGGCCGACAGCCATGTTATCCGATTGGCCGCCAACGATTACCTTGTGATTTGTTTTTCGGCCAGCGCCGCCGTGCTCTTGGCGCGGCTCGAGGCCTACTTGATCGCCGACGAGGTGGAACTGCGCGATGAGACGGCCGAGTGGGCCAACTGGCTCGTCTGGGGAGGCGCGACGCCCGTCCTGACGCTGCCTGCCGGAGCGCAGATATTCGTCAGCCGCCGGGCGGGATCCCCGGCGCAGGAAATTATCGTGCCCGTCGCACACGCGAGCGAGGTGGCGGCGCAGCTTTCCGCCGCTGCGGGGGCCGCGGATCGGAACACGGCGGAACTCGCGCGTTTGCGCGCCGCGTTGCCCGCCGTGCCGACGGACATCGGCCCGCGCGACCTTCCCGCCGAAGGCGCGCTCGACGAGGTGGCGATTTCCTTCACGAAGGGCTGTTACCTCGGGCAGGAAGTCATCGCGCGGTTGAAAAACCTCGGCCAGGTGCGGCGCGCGTTGCACCTGATCGAGGGTGACGGTGCGCCGCCCGCGCCGGGCACGGCGCTGTTCCAGGGCGAACGCAAAGCCGGCGAAGTTCGCTCGGGCGCGACAGAGGGCGGCCAGTTTCTCGCGATGGCCATGCTCTCGCTCGTGCATCTCGATCCCGCCGCACCCCTCGGCCTCGCGCCGCATGGCCGCGGGATAAAAATTCTCCGCCGTGTCTGA
- a CDS encoding prepilin peptidase has product MTSELQAISEQFPWFFPLWAGIFGACIGSFLNVCIYRIPKNESVVSPPSHCGCGQRIAWYDNLPVLSWFILRGKARCCGRPFSFRYPAIELLTAALFVACWLLFPPGKAVAGAVLCSLVICAHFIDHDHMIIPDAFTIGGAAVGLLLSFLLPALHGQLHELWFIAGMRALLDSVLGLFVGSALVLWIALFAEVILRKEAMGFGDVKYLGALGAFVGWQGAVFGMFGGAMLGCGWFIAAYAWQKITGKKSPVALPAETPEGQPAELGLGVHVPFGPMLGLAALIYFFWAHRWVDPYFFELKLLF; this is encoded by the coding sequence ATGACTTCCGAACTCCAAGCCATCAGCGAACAGTTCCCCTGGTTCTTCCCGCTCTGGGCGGGAATCTTCGGCGCCTGCATCGGCAGCTTTCTCAACGTCTGCATCTACCGCATCCCGAAAAACGAATCGGTCGTGTCGCCGCCCTCGCATTGCGGCTGCGGCCAGCGGATCGCGTGGTATGACAACCTGCCGGTGCTGAGCTGGTTCATCCTGCGCGGCAAGGCGCGCTGCTGCGGCCGGCCCTTCAGTTTCCGCTATCCCGCCATCGAGCTGCTCACCGCCGCGTTGTTCGTCGCCTGCTGGCTGCTTTTTCCGCCGGGCAAAGCCGTCGCGGGGGCGGTGCTCTGCAGCCTGGTGATCTGCGCGCACTTCATCGACCACGACCACATGATCATCCCCGACGCCTTCACCATCGGCGGGGCGGCCGTGGGGCTGTTGCTTTCGTTCTTGCTCCCGGCCCTGCACGGCCAGCTGCACGAGCTGTGGTTCATCGCCGGCATGCGGGCCCTGCTCGACTCCGTGCTCGGCCTCTTCGTCGGTTCCGCGCTCGTGCTCTGGATCGCGCTCTTCGCCGAGGTCATCCTGCGCAAGGAGGCGATGGGCTTTGGCGACGTGAAATATCTCGGCGCGCTCGGAGCTTTTGTCGGCTGGCAGGGCGCGGTCTTCGGCATGTTCGGCGGCGCCATGCTCGGCTGCGGGTGGTTCATCGCCGCCTATGCCTGGCAGAAGATCACCGGAAAAAAGTCGCCGGTCGCCCTGCCCGCGGAAACACCCGAGGGCCAGCCCGCCGAACTCGGCCTCGGCGTGCACGTGCCCTTCGGGCCCATGCTCGGCCTCGCGGCGCTCATCTATTTCTTCTGGGCCCACCGCTGGGTGGACCCGTATTTCTTCGAGCTGAAGCTACTGTTTTGA
- a CDS encoding YggS family pyridoxal phosphate-dependent enzyme, producing the protein MFIDYETFRLRADALQARIAATCAAIGRHPTEVALLPVTKTHPAAAAEYAARHGFAAVGENRVQEAMEKRPQAPATLRWELIGHLQSNKAKLAATHFDRIQSVDSEKLLTVLNRAAGELGKRLPVLLQINAGDDPAKFGAEPADAARLLDAALAQPHLQVDGLMTIAPLSDDPAVARRTFVRLREIRDDLAARTRAPLRELSMGMTGDLEAAIREGSTLVRVGTALYGPR; encoded by the coding sequence ATGTTTATCGATTACGAGACCTTCCGCCTGCGGGCCGACGCATTGCAGGCGCGAATAGCCGCCACCTGCGCCGCGATCGGCCGCCATCCCACCGAGGTCGCGCTCTTGCCCGTGACCAAGACGCACCCGGCGGCCGCCGCCGAGTATGCGGCGCGGCACGGCTTTGCCGCCGTGGGGGAGAACCGGGTGCAGGAGGCCATGGAGAAACGGCCGCAGGCCCCCGCCACCCTGCGCTGGGAACTGATCGGCCACCTCCAGTCCAACAAGGCAAAACTGGCCGCCACCCATTTCGACCGCATCCAGAGCGTGGACAGCGAGAAGCTGCTCACCGTGCTCAACCGCGCCGCCGGCGAGCTCGGGAAAAGGCTGCCCGTGCTGCTCCAGATCAACGCCGGCGATGACCCGGCCAAGTTCGGCGCCGAGCCCGCCGACGCCGCCCGCCTGCTCGACGCCGCGCTCGCCCAACCCCACCTGCAGGTGGACGGCCTCATGACCATCGCCCCGCTCTCCGACGATCCGGCCGTCGCCCGCCGGACCTTTGTCCGGCTGCGCGAGATCCGCGATGACCTGGCGGCGCGAACCCGTGCGCCCCTGCGCGAACTCTCCATGGGCATGACCGGCGACCTCGAAGCCGCCATCCGGGAAGGGAGCACCCTGGTTCGCGTCGGCACCGCGCTTTACGGCCCGCGTTGA